From a region of the Priestia megaterium genome:
- the bla gene encoding class A beta-lactamase — protein MKSWNTVFRPLKFKKIVPALLLTCVTLAGCSEGNDQSVQAKQKNQESVIKHHFVKLEDKFDARLGVFALDTSTNQTVTYRADERFIYASTSKALAVGALLQQKTIDDLNQRITYTQDDLVNYNPITEKHVDTGMTLKELCDAALRYSDNTAMNLILKQIGGPNGLEKSLRDVGDNVTMPEQFEPELNDVKPGETHDTSTPRALATSLQSFTLGDALPVEKRGLLIDWMKRNTTGDSLIRAGVPKGWVVADKTGAGSYGTRNDIAIIWPPKGDPIMLAILSSRDKKDANYNDKLIAEATKEVINAYQANHK, from the coding sequence ATGAAATCATGGAACACAGTCTTTAGGCCTTTAAAATTTAAAAAAATTGTACCTGCATTACTTCTCACATGTGTAACGCTTGCAGGATGTTCAGAGGGTAATGACCAATCCGTTCAAGCTAAACAAAAAAATCAAGAGTCTGTAATTAAACATCATTTTGTCAAACTTGAGGATAAATTTGATGCGAGACTAGGCGTCTTTGCTTTAGATACTAGTACAAATCAAACAGTTACCTATCGAGCAGATGAGCGTTTTATATATGCATCCACCAGTAAAGCTCTAGCTGTAGGAGCACTTTTACAACAGAAAACAATAGATGATCTTAACCAAAGGATTACCTATACCCAAGATGATCTTGTCAATTATAATCCGATTACAGAAAAGCATGTTGATACAGGAATGACTCTTAAAGAGCTTTGTGATGCTGCTCTTCGGTATAGTGACAATACTGCCATGAATCTCATACTGAAGCAAATAGGTGGACCGAATGGATTAGAGAAATCACTAAGAGACGTTGGAGACAATGTTACTATGCCTGAGCAATTTGAACCTGAGTTAAACGATGTTAAACCAGGAGAAACCCATGATACTAGTACACCAAGGGCACTTGCTACAAGCCTTCAATCCTTCACATTAGGGGACGCACTTCCAGTTGAAAAACGTGGACTTCTAATAGATTGGATGAAGAGAAATACCACTGGCGATTCATTAATTAGGGCTGGGGTGCCAAAAGGTTGGGTGGTAGCTGATAAAACTGGAGCAGGCTCATACGGAACGCGAAATGATATTGCCATTATTTGGCCACCAAAAGGAGATCCTATTATGCTTGCTATACTGTCTAGTCGAGATAAAAAAGATGCTAATTATAATGACAAACTTATTGCTGAGGCAACAAAGGAAGTAATTAATGCTTATCAAGCCAATCACAAATAG
- the blaI gene encoding penicillinase repressor BlaI yields MSKKVPSISEAEWEVMNVLWEKAPQTANEVTFSLQEQTDWKPKTVRTLLDRLVQKKVVGVNKNQRVYTFFPLYSQDECQQAEAQSFIKRIYGGTLKSMLVQFIQEEPLSGEDIKELRSILDEKSKKS; encoded by the coding sequence GTGTCTAAAAAAGTCCCCAGCATCTCAGAAGCAGAATGGGAAGTCATGAACGTACTTTGGGAAAAGGCTCCCCAAACAGCCAACGAAGTGACTTTCTCCTTACAAGAGCAAACGGATTGGAAGCCGAAAACAGTACGCACTCTTTTAGATCGTCTGGTCCAAAAAAAGGTGGTCGGTGTAAATAAAAATCAGAGAGTGTATACTTTTTTTCCACTTTATTCGCAGGATGAATGTCAGCAAGCCGAGGCACAGTCTTTTATTAAGCGAATTTATGGTGGGACGCTGAAGTCAATGTTGGTTCAGTTCATCCAGGAGGAGCCCTTGTCTGGAGAGGATATTAAAGAATTACGCTCCATTTTGGATGAGAAGTCTAAAAAATCTTAG
- a CDS encoding BlaR1 family beta-lactam sensor/signal transducer — protein MFFTHFVISFIISSFTIGVIMVIKKVFQKQLSAKWQYNLWFLVLAALTLPFIPNHLFNFGNYFTLLDLNQINGTSSSNISVSDHNLKNGNWMQDFTISVNHPSLESLNIILAGTWIVGVLVLSVLFINAWLKIKKIKDTTSVLKTKEVLILFEQCKNRLGVSKKLMVGESPLVKSPMMFGLFKTYVVLPVHFDEWLSMKDIEYIFLHELNHYKHKDMATNYLIVIYQILYWFNPLVWIAFRKMRLDREIACDSAVLKSLDECCYTEYGDAIINFVDRVSLPKNLALANELNGSKEQIKRRIERIASFTIESKLLKIKSIAIFMLMGVFVASQIPLISVMADDNNRYHFKSERTVYEDLSRYFSKYEGSFVLYDLQANKYSIYNKSNSTLRVSPDSTYKIYSALFGLEKNIITVDNSTMKWNGIRYPYTSWNADQNLDSAMKNSVNWYFQRLDKMTNQSDIQFYLKSIGYGNQNLSGGPGQYWLESSLKISPIEQVQLLKAFYINQHGFQDKNIQAVKDAIKLESKDGSLLSGKTGTGTVNNKDTNGWFIGYVETKEDTYFFATNIQNEDNSNGSKAAEITLSILRNKGIY, from the coding sequence ATGTTCTTTACTCATTTTGTAATAAGTTTCATAATTTCTTCTTTTACCATTGGAGTTATTATGGTCATTAAAAAAGTGTTCCAAAAACAACTATCAGCGAAATGGCAATATAATCTATGGTTTTTGGTGTTGGCTGCATTAACTCTTCCTTTTATACCGAATCATTTATTTAATTTTGGAAATTACTTTACTTTATTGGATCTTAATCAGATCAATGGAACAAGCTCTTCTAATATCTCTGTCAGTGACCATAATTTAAAAAACGGAAATTGGATGCAGGACTTTACGATATCTGTAAACCACCCCAGTTTAGAATCCCTGAATATAATTTTAGCAGGTACATGGATTGTAGGGGTGTTAGTTTTGTCTGTTCTGTTCATAAATGCTTGGTTAAAGATAAAGAAAATTAAAGACACTACATCTGTACTGAAAACGAAAGAAGTTCTAATTTTATTTGAACAGTGCAAGAACCGTTTAGGTGTATCGAAAAAATTGATGGTGGGGGAATCGCCTCTTGTCAAATCCCCTATGATGTTCGGTCTTTTTAAAACTTATGTTGTATTGCCGGTTCATTTTGACGAATGGCTGTCTATGAAAGACATTGAATACATTTTTTTACATGAATTGAACCACTATAAACATAAAGATATGGCAACAAATTACCTAATCGTCATTTATCAAATTTTATACTGGTTCAATCCTCTTGTTTGGATTGCTTTTAGGAAGATGAGATTGGATCGTGAGATAGCTTGTGATAGTGCTGTTTTAAAATCTTTAGATGAGTGTTGTTATACAGAATATGGGGATGCGATCATTAATTTTGTGGACAGAGTATCACTACCGAAGAATCTCGCTTTAGCCAATGAGTTGAATGGTTCTAAGGAGCAAATAAAAAGACGAATTGAAAGAATTGCATCTTTTACGATTGAATCAAAGTTGTTGAAGATAAAGAGTATAGCTATCTTTATGCTTATGGGAGTATTTGTTGCAAGTCAAATTCCACTCATTTCTGTAATGGCTGATGATAATAATCGCTACCATTTTAAAAGTGAACGGACAGTATATGAGGATTTGAGTAGGTATTTTTCAAAATATGAAGGAAGCTTTGTGTTATATGATTTGCAAGCCAATAAGTATAGTATCTATAATAAGAGTAACAGTACGCTAAGAGTTTCGCCTGATTCTACTTATAAGATTTATAGTGCTTTATTTGGGCTAGAAAAAAATATAATAACGGTTGACAATTCTACAATGAAATGGAACGGAATTCGGTATCCTTATACCTCTTGGAATGCAGATCAGAATTTAGATTCAGCAATGAAGAATTCGGTAAACTGGTACTTCCAAAGGTTGGATAAAATGACGAATCAGAGCGATATACAATTCTATCTGAAGAGTATAGGCTATGGAAATCAAAATCTGTCTGGTGGACCAGGTCAATATTGGTTAGAGTCTTCTCTAAAGATATCTCCTATAGAACAAGTACAATTATTAAAAGCTTTTTATATAAATCAGCATGGATTTCAAGACAAAAACATTCAAGCTGTTAAAGATGCTATTAAATTAGAATCTAAAGATGGTTCATTATTATCTGGAAAAACTGGTACAGGTACCGTAAACAATAAAGATACGAATGGTTGGTTTATCGGATATGTAGAGACCAAAGAGGACACTTATTTCTTTGCAACTAATATACAAAATGAAGATAACAGCAACGGAAGTAAGGCAGCAGAAATAACGTTATCTATTCTGAGGAATAAAGGAATATATTAA
- a CDS encoding type I restriction enzyme HsdR N-terminal domain-containing protein: MKNMFCEESVLTNEASVEHYFVNRLISELDYNDDQVLIKPNIDEIQISLGSNKVWYKPDYIFKRYDGTMWIIEAKSPKEINLKNHIGQGASYCLMINGGHEKRNPTEYFVITNGLKTLLYRWDCHNAPLIELNFEDICEGNPKFQRFKKLLSQNSIKLDIEVNPISFKKKIIDPMCGSARFLLNSYTDNKDLENVNGYTDISRVHLFMEEKLEENFFEDNIFDNDVTVIEGTDGSSISIIPKKIFADVIMADFRGEKIYNQERESKLSILNKQEYDLKISTELKIILFEELCSLLKNGGILSLILNKGFLEEENSKEVRDFIYQKFNLISHLPYILIDNDPNVNLSILALEKK, from the coding sequence ATGAAGAACATGTTCTGTGAAGAGAGCGTGTTAACAAATGAGGCTTCTGTAGAACATTATTTTGTTAATAGGTTAATTTCTGAATTGGATTATAATGATGATCAAGTATTAATAAAACCAAATATTGACGAAATACAGATTTCCTTAGGAAGCAATAAGGTGTGGTATAAGCCAGACTACATTTTTAAACGTTATGATGGAACAATGTGGATAATCGAGGCAAAATCACCCAAGGAGATCAATTTAAAAAATCATATTGGTCAGGGTGCAAGCTATTGTTTAATGATTAATGGCGGGCATGAGAAAAGGAACCCTACAGAGTATTTTGTTATTACTAATGGTTTAAAAACCCTTTTATATAGATGGGATTGCCATAATGCTCCCTTGATCGAATTGAATTTTGAAGATATTTGCGAAGGGAATCCCAAATTTCAAAGGTTTAAGAAATTGCTTTCACAAAATTCTATTAAATTGGATATTGAAGTTAATCCAATTTCCTTTAAGAAGAAAATCATAGACCCTATGTGTGGTAGTGCTAGATTTTTACTAAATAGTTACACAGATAATAAAGATCTAGAGAATGTTAATGGTTACACAGATATATCTCGTGTACATTTGTTTATGGAAGAAAAGTTAGAAGAGAATTTTTTTGAGGATAACATATTTGATAATGATGTTACAGTTATCGAAGGAACAGATGGAAGTAGTATAAGTATAATACCCAAGAAAATTTTTGCAGATGTCATTATGGCCGACTTTAGAGGGGAGAAGATTTATAATCAAGAGAGAGAGAGTAAACTATCCATTTTGAACAAACAAGAATATGACCTCAAAATAAGTACAGAGTTAAAAATCATACTTTTCGAGGAACTTTGTAGTTTGCTTAAAAATGGTGGAATTTTGTCATTAATACTTAATAAGGGTTTTTTAGAAGAAGAGAATAGTAAGGAGGTAAGAGATTTTATTTATCAAAAGTTTAATCTTATCTCCCATCTACCATATATTCTAATTGATAATGACCCTAATGTTAATTTATCTATATTAGCTTTGGAGAAAAAGTAA
- a CDS encoding GmrSD restriction endonuclease domain-containing protein gives MKPRYEVNNSSIESILSWIRDGEIAIPEIQRPFVWDSSKVRDLMDSLYKGFPVGYIITWRSPDTNLKDGTRSEGKKILIDGQQRITALTAALLGEHVVMSDYQKKRIRIAFHPTEERFEVLNPAIEKDSLWIPDISAFFAQKYPTFQFVMEYCKKNNISDFDEVANKIDRLLRIRYSNLGIIELSHELDIETVTEIFIRINSQGVVLSQADFAMSKIAVNETYNGINIRKTIDYFCHLAKRPGDFQLIEQNDTDFSRTHYFPKLKWIKDYIEKLYVPDYSDLLRVAFTHKFLRGKLADLVSLLSGRDFSTREYKEVIAEDSFNKLEEGVLEFINETNFKRYIMIVKSTGIIHKKMIRSQNVLNFGYILYLLLKERGINKGEISKIVRRWLVLSILTKRYSGSPESMFEFDARRFKNAQNPIDYLQHTESGELSAAFWENILISRLNTPVTSSPYFNLYIMAQVKNNEKAFLSKETEVRYLIEGRGDVHHIFPRKYLQRNGYANKNQYNQIANYAIIQQEINIAIGDRAPENYMESLTEQCQTKILKYGEIVEKDELMKNLKANSIPVSIFQMDATQYEEFLEERRKLMADKIKYYYQSL, from the coding sequence GTGAAACCAAGATATGAAGTAAACAATAGCTCAATCGAAAGCATCTTAAGTTGGATTAGAGATGGGGAAATTGCAATACCCGAAATTCAGCGACCGTTCGTCTGGGATTCATCAAAAGTTCGAGATTTGATGGATTCTCTATATAAAGGATTTCCAGTTGGATATATCATTACATGGCGCAGTCCTGATACAAATTTAAAGGACGGCACACGTTCAGAAGGAAAAAAGATTTTAATTGATGGACAACAGCGTATTACAGCACTAACTGCTGCTTTGCTAGGAGAACATGTTGTCATGTCTGACTATCAGAAGAAACGAATCCGCATTGCATTTCACCCAACTGAAGAAAGATTTGAGGTTCTCAATCCAGCTATTGAGAAGGACTCTTTGTGGATTCCAGACATTTCAGCATTCTTCGCACAAAAATACCCAACATTTCAATTCGTGATGGAATACTGTAAAAAAAATAATATTAGTGATTTCGATGAAGTGGCAAATAAAATAGATCGCTTACTGAGAATTCGTTACAGTAATTTGGGTATCATTGAGTTATCACATGAATTGGACATTGAAACGGTGACAGAAATTTTTATTCGTATTAACTCGCAAGGCGTTGTATTAAGTCAAGCTGACTTTGCAATGTCAAAAATCGCTGTAAACGAAACTTATAACGGTATTAATATCCGTAAAACTATTGATTACTTCTGTCACCTGGCGAAGCGTCCGGGGGATTTTCAGCTAATCGAGCAAAATGACACGGATTTCTCTAGAACTCATTATTTTCCAAAGTTAAAATGGATTAAAGACTACATAGAAAAATTGTATGTACCTGATTACTCTGATTTGCTTCGTGTAGCATTTACACATAAATTTCTTCGAGGTAAACTTGCTGATCTTGTAAGTTTATTATCTGGACGTGATTTTTCTACACGTGAATATAAAGAAGTAATTGCCGAAGATTCTTTTAATAAGCTGGAAGAAGGCGTATTGGAATTTATAAATGAGACAAACTTTAAGCGTTACATCATGATTGTAAAATCTACGGGTATCATCCATAAAAAGATGATTCGATCACAAAATGTGCTCAACTTCGGTTATATTCTTTACCTTTTGCTCAAAGAACGTGGAATAAATAAGGGCGAAATCTCAAAAATTGTACGGCGTTGGCTAGTTCTTTCCATATTAACCAAACGATATTCTGGTTCCCCTGAATCAATGTTTGAATTTGATGCACGACGATTTAAAAACGCGCAAAACCCGATAGATTACTTACAACATACTGAAAGTGGAGAACTATCTGCTGCATTTTGGGAAAATATTTTAATTTCACGTCTCAATACGCCGGTTACAAGCAGTCCATATTTTAACTTATATATAATGGCGCAAGTAAAAAATAATGAAAAAGCATTTCTATCTAAAGAAACTGAAGTACGGTATTTGATTGAAGGACGAGGAGATGTGCACCACATTTTCCCACGTAAGTATCTTCAAAGAAATGGATATGCAAACAAAAATCAGTACAATCAGATTGCTAACTACGCTATTATTCAGCAGGAAATTAATATTGCGATTGGGGACAGAGCTCCAGAAAATTATATGGAATCTCTCACTGAACAATGTCAGACTAAGATATTAAAGTATGGAGAAATTGTAGAGAAAGATGAGTTGATGAAAAACTTAAAAGCAAACAGTATTCCAGTATCTATCTTCCAAATGGATGCAACACAGTATGAAGAATTTCTAGAGGAACGCCGAAAACTTATGGCAGACAAAATTAAATATTATTATCAATCTTTATAG
- a CDS encoding AbrB/MazE/SpoVT family DNA-binding domain-containing protein → MKTTGIVRKLDNLGRVVLPIELRRTLNIKKDEPVEIFVENENIVLKKYLPNLACKVTGEVSEDNLILAKGKVILSREGVKQLLRELEVKI, encoded by the coding sequence TTGAAAACTACCGGCATCGTTAGGAAACTTGACAACCTGGGAAGAGTAGTCTTACCCATCGAACTAAGAAGAACATTAAATATTAAAAAGGACGAACCTGTTGAAATTTTTGTAGAGAATGAGAACATTGTGTTGAAAAAATATTTACCTAATTTAGCTTGTAAAGTGACAGGTGAAGTTTCTGAAGATAATCTCATCTTGGCAAAAGGAAAAGTAATTCTAAGCCGTGAAGGAGTAAAGCAACTGCTTAGAGAGTTAGAAGTAAAGATATAA